GACGACTCGCATGTGTACGACGTCGCGATCGTCGGCGCGGGGCCGGCGGGACTGGCCGCCGCGGTGTACGCGGCTTCCGAAGGACTTTCCGTGATCGTGCTCGATAGCCGCGCGCCAGGCGGCCAGGCGGGCGCAAGCTCGCGGATCGAAAACTACCTTGGCTTTCCGACCGGCATCTCGGGCCAGGCGCTCGCCGGCCGCGCATTCGTGCAGGCGCAGAAGTTCGGCGCGCACGTCGCGATTCCGGTCAACGTGCAGGCGCTGCAATGCGGGCAGTCGCCGTATCGGCTCGAACTGAAATGCGGCGGTCACATCAGCGCGCAGGCGATCGTGATAGCGAGCGGCGCGGTGTACCGGCGACCCGCGCTCGATGGGCTCGATCGCTTCGACGGACGCGGCGTCTATTACTGGGCGTCGCCGGTCGAGGCGAAGCTGTGCAAGCGCCGGGAGGTCGTGCTGGTGGGTGGCGGCAATTCGGCCGGCCAGGCGATCGTCTATCTGGCGACGCACGCGGCCAAGGTTCACGTGCTGATCCGCCGCAGCGGTTTCGAGGCGACGATGTCACGCTATCTGATCGACCGCATCCACTCGCTGCCGAACGTGATCGTGCATCCGAATTCGGAAGTCGGCCGGCTCGATGGCGATGAGGACGGGCTCGTGTCGGTCGCGTTGAAGAGGCCGCTGCCCAATGGCGTCGATCACTTCGACACGCGGCATCTGTTTCTCTTCACCGGCGCGGACCCGAACACCGAATGGTTGCACACCTGCGGCGTGAAGCTCGACGCGAAAGGCTTCGTGCTGACCGGCATTGCCGCGGACGGCTCAGCCACGGCGTGCGATCTTGGCACCACCGTCGAGGGCGTCTATGCGATCGGCGATGCGCGCGCCGGGTCGACGAAGCGCGTGGCCGCGGCGGTCGGCGAAGGCGCGGCCGTCGTCGCGCAGATCCACCAGTTGCTGGCGCAGACGAGCGGGGAAGCGGTGGCGTTGGGCGCGTGACATTCAACGCGACTCATGCGACGCAACGCCGGGCGCATGAAAAAAAGCGCACTGTGCGTCACACGGTGCGCTTTTTTCAAAGGCGACGCGATGGCCGCGCCGCTGCGGGTCCGCTTGTCAGCGGTCCAACTTCGCGCGCAGCTCGCGCGCGGCCTCCAGCAGTCCTTCGTAACCCGAACGCGCGTGTGCCGGCAGATCGGGATCGCCGACCAGCGCGCCGAGCGTTTCGATCAGACTGTACACAATG
The genomic region above belongs to Paraburkholderia sp. HP33-1 and contains:
- a CDS encoding FAD-dependent oxidoreductase, producing the protein MLSTQDVSTQEVEGQQGVVADAPYSSLSTRMHQMFPVLSSAEIDRLRRFGEIGHWKSGELLFETGHTGPGMFVLLEGRVKVYQRDGIGREVVISERGAGHFLAEVGQLSGRPALVNGRALDAVEALLIPPDRLRALIVAEAELGERIMRALILRRVSLIEKGAGGPILIGNSSDARLVTLQGFLSRNGHPHSVLDERDEDALRLIEQFAAQREDLPLVICPDGSVLRHPSMPELATRLGLLPDLDDSHVYDVAIVGAGPAGLAAAVYAASEGLSVIVLDSRAPGGQAGASSRIENYLGFPTGISGQALAGRAFVQAQKFGAHVAIPVNVQALQCGQSPYRLELKCGGHISAQAIVIASGAVYRRPALDGLDRFDGRGVYYWASPVEAKLCKRREVVLVGGGNSAGQAIVYLATHAAKVHVLIRRSGFEATMSRYLIDRIHSLPNVIVHPNSEVGRLDGDEDGLVSVALKRPLPNGVDHFDTRHLFLFTGADPNTEWLHTCGVKLDAKGFVLTGIAADGSATACDLGTTVEGVYAIGDARAGSTKRVAAAVGEGAAVVAQIHQLLAQTSGEAVALGA